A genomic stretch from Thermomicrobiales bacterium includes:
- a CDS encoding sodium/proton-translocating pyrophosphatase — translation MVGTALGWEAAAGLLMIGTIAGVLMALFLNNGGGAWDNAKKYIEAGNLKDDNGNVLGKGSDAHNAAVVGDTVGDPFKDTAGPSLHVLIKLFATITLVLAPLFI, via the coding sequence GTGGTTGGCACGGCTCTGGGATGGGAAGCTGCTGCCGGACTGCTCATGATCGGCACCATTGCTGGCGTGCTCATGGCGCTCTTCCTGAACAACGGTGGTGGCGCCTGGGACAACGCGAAGAAGTACATCGAAGCCGGCAATCTCAAGGATGACAACGGCAACGTCCTCGGCAAGGGCTCCGACGCCCACAATGCCGCGGTCGTGGGTGATACCGTCGGTGACCCGTTCAAGGACACTGCCGGCCCGTCGCTCCATGTGTTGATCAAGCTCTTCGCGACAATCACGCTGGTGCTGGCGCCACTCTTCATCTAG